In Apium graveolens cultivar Ventura unplaced genomic scaffold, ASM990537v1 ctg7177, whole genome shotgun sequence, the following are encoded in one genomic region:
- the LOC141703890 gene encoding uncharacterized protein LOC141703890, producing MDFLCNEIGVHKGVDAKIGGRHGDILQIEWMCPAKLTLDINSGVAAGQESIEATWRRVPTDPRFQAEPTDHSDSTTLIIPIEEKGNLLNNSSPFLTTSSVNDEIMSMAIDALNALNGVALGQGEPVVDLGMFKQWLDTDTVRKFFSGQSFTGIEPTKSVPRENPDQFYCVRENTGVVIPKPIAWTSSVPAQDVLDLDLLARLLQNPGDVEKLIKIYDSTAKGKSCASAIATIPESLLTFPRENTAPGHISHCITSESSAPSITVSSMVTSSSNKSLINNDIPLPEATMTPMSPLYYSPSTNWESDIEIESPISENGTVAAMGLNPLVNDLVTLLMVNQQAAANMIAAFSHSTRPTNCSSLHANTQIVGQGPSTLNPHQEPCTYLNTPRGCRNDANCRYLHSKSDHTSPS from the exons ATGGACTTTTTGTGCAATGAG ATAGGTGTTCATAAGGGGGTGGATGCAAAGATAGGTGGAAGACATGGGGATATTCTACAAATAGAATGGATGTGTCCTGCAAAG TTAACTTTGGATATTAACTCGGGTGTGGCTGCTGGGCAAGAGAGCATTGAGGCTACCTGGAGACGTGTACCAACTGATCCTAG ATTTCAGGCGGAGCCCACTGACCATTCAGACAGCACAACCCTGATAATACCCATAGAGGAGAAAGGCAACCTGCTCAACAACAGTTCACCATTCCTGACTACTTCATCAGTGAATGATGAAATAATGTCCATGGCTATTGATGCCTTAAATGCTTTAAATGGCGTCGCATTGGGGCAAGGTGAACCTGTAGTTGATTTGGGCATGTTCAAGCAATGGCTCGACACAGATACTGTTCGTAAGTTTTTCAGCGGGCAAAGTTTCACTGGAATCGAGCCAACAAAATCAGTTCCCAGAGAAAACCCTGATCAGTTTTACTGTGTCCGAGAAAATACTGGAGTAGTCATCCCCAAACCCATTGCTTGGACATCTTCGGTGCCTGCTCAGGATGTTCTTGACCTGGACTTGCTAGCGCGTCTCCTACAGAACCCAGGAGATGTGGAGAAACTGATAAAAATATATGATTCGACAGCTAAAGGAAAGTCATGTGCCAGTGCCATCGCAACCATTCCTGAATCGTTACTTACCTTTCCAAGGGAAAATACAGCTCCTGGACACATTTCACATTGCATTACTAGTGAATCCTCTGCCCCTTCAATAACCGTTTCTTCAATGGTCACATCAAGCAGCAATAAGAGCCTAATTAACAATGACATaccattaccagaagcaacaatgaCCCCAATGTCACCTCTGTATTACTCACCAAGTACCAACTGGGAATCGGATATAGAGATTGAGAGTCCAATCAGTGAAAATGGAACGGTTGCTG CAATGGGTCTGAATCCTTTAGTGAATGATTTGGTTACATTGCTAATGGTCAACCAGCAGGCTGCTGCTAATATGATAGCCGCCTTTAGTCACTCAACCCGTCCCACGAACTGCTCTTCGTTGCATGCAAACACTCAAATAGTTGGGCAAGGACCATCTACGCTGAATCCGCATCAGGAGCCGTGCACGTACTTAAACACTCCCAGGGGATGTCGAAATGACGCTAATTGCCGATATCTGCACAGCAAGTCCGATCATACATCACCGTCTTGA